The window AGTCAGATGCTTTGGGAAGCCACCGGTATTCTGCAAGATTTTCTATTGCAGATTCTCCCATCGCTTTCCAGAAATTGGTGGAACGATCTTGTTCTGCGATATCTGACCCCTCAACAGCAGCAGTCAGCTAAAGAAAAGAATGTCAAATCTCTGTCGGGCCTCGACCTGAAGGCTCTGTTGCGTGTACTGGAAAGGAACTGGTCGCCAATCCGCGGGGTCAAACAGATCCCGTACAATGCTCTCCACTATGTCAAGGAGATGAGCGAAGTGCGCAACAGATGGGCACACATGACTACCGAGGAAGTGCCGCCGGACGATATCTATAGAGACCTGGATACCCTGCAGCGTTTCGCCAGCGCTATTGAGGCTGGGCCTGAGTATATCAACAACATAAAGAAGGCCAAAGAAGGAGTCTTTCCGAAGCTGATGCCTTCAGACCTAACCTCAAAAGGTAAAATAGAAACGGTACCGACCCCAAGTAGCCCACCGGGCCGAACGGTCGGCAAAAGCACAAGGCGGGTTGTTCATGCATCCAGACGACCAAGAGACCCGCAAATGGAAGCATCCTTAAAGGGAGGTAAGGGGACGCTCCAAGGAAAACAAGTAACTTCTTAAGACGATCTAGGCTTGAAGCGTGTGGCAATGACAACCTAAAAATGACCCACTGTGATCACCTAAAAATGACCCACCCCGGTTTTAGTTAAAAAATATATACCCTTCATTCCTTGTCCCCTTGGCCCCACACTTGGCCCCACATTA is drawn from Syntrophorhabdaceae bacterium and contains these coding sequences:
- a CDS encoding Swt1 family HEPN domain-containing protein; the protein is MHSTMSQMLWEATGILQDFLLQILPSLSRNWWNDLVLRYLTPQQQQSAKEKNVKSLSGLDLKALLRVLERNWSPIRGVKQIPYNALHYVKEMSEVRNRWAHMTTEEVPPDDIYRDLDTLQRFASAIEAGPEYINNIKKAKEGVFPKLMPSDLTSKGKIETVPTPSSPPGRTVGKSTRRVVHASRRPRDPQMEASLKGGKGTLQGKQVTS